In Canis lupus familiaris isolate Mischka breed German Shepherd chromosome 24, alternate assembly UU_Cfam_GSD_1.0, whole genome shotgun sequence, a single genomic region encodes these proteins:
- the COX4I2 gene encoding cytochrome c oxidase subunit 4 isoform 2, mitochondrial isoform X1 translates to MSFRATWSLVLKKVGPGMRGMHSPGSAANSEGKMPPYTNYHAQRSYPMPDEPFCTELNAEQRALKEKEKGSWTQLSHAEKVALYRLQFHETFAEMNRRSNEWKTVMGCVFFFFGFTALLIWWQRVYVFPKKPITLTDEWKAQQLQRILDMKGNPVQGLASRWDYEKKEWKK, encoded by the exons atgTCCTTCAGAGCAACCTGGAGCTTGGTGCTGAAGAAAGTTGGACCTGGAATGCGGGGGATGCACAGCCCTGGAAGTGCTG CCAACAGTGAGGGGAAGATGCCACCCTACACCAACTACCATGCTCAGCGCTCCTACCCCATGCCTGATGAGCCCTTCTGCACAGAGCTCAACGCTGAGCAGCGGGCcctgaaggagaaggaaaagggcAGCTGGACCCAGCTGAGCCATGCTGAGAAGGTGGCCT TGTATCGCCTCCAGTTCCATGAGACCTTCGCAGAGATGAACCGTCGCTCCAACGAGTGGAAGACAGTGATGGGCTgcgttttcttcttttttggattCACAGCTCTGCTGATTTGGTGGCAGCGGGTCTATG TGTTCCCAAAGAAGCCCATCACCCTGACGGATGAATGGAAGGCCCAGCAGCTCCAGCGCATCCTAGATATGAAGGGTAACCCTGTGCAAGGCCTGGCCTCTCGGTGGGACTATGAGAAGAAGGAGTGGAAGAAGTGA
- the COX4I2 gene encoding cytochrome c oxidase subunit 4 isoform 2, mitochondrial isoform X2, translating to MRGMHSPGSAANSEGKMPPYTNYHAQRSYPMPDEPFCTELNAEQRALKEKEKGSWTQLSHAEKVALYRLQFHETFAEMNRRSNEWKTVMGCVFFFFGFTALLIWWQRVYVFPKKPITLTDEWKAQQLQRILDMKGNPVQGLASRWDYEKKEWKK from the exons ATGCGGGGGATGCACAGCCCTGGAAGTGCTG CCAACAGTGAGGGGAAGATGCCACCCTACACCAACTACCATGCTCAGCGCTCCTACCCCATGCCTGATGAGCCCTTCTGCACAGAGCTCAACGCTGAGCAGCGGGCcctgaaggagaaggaaaagggcAGCTGGACCCAGCTGAGCCATGCTGAGAAGGTGGCCT TGTATCGCCTCCAGTTCCATGAGACCTTCGCAGAGATGAACCGTCGCTCCAACGAGTGGAAGACAGTGATGGGCTgcgttttcttcttttttggattCACAGCTCTGCTGATTTGGTGGCAGCGGGTCTATG TGTTCCCAAAGAAGCCCATCACCCTGACGGATGAATGGAAGGCCCAGCAGCTCCAGCGCATCCTAGATATGAAGGGTAACCCTGTGCAAGGCCTGGCCTCTCGGTGGGACTATGAGAAGAAGGAGTGGAAGAAGTGA